In Malus sylvestris chromosome 2, drMalSylv7.2, whole genome shotgun sequence, the genomic stretch gctacacccattttgtgtacgtgttgatgcttcaccgcccaacattctgtgccatacagcatcgccggccttattgccgtcctataaaattttcccttgagcttcagtggcatacggcgatcacacaacacgccggatgcactcttccacttcatccatccagcttgtattctatggttgagatctccatctaattctccgttcttttgcaagatagatcctaggtaacgaaaacggtcgctctttggtatttcttgatctccgatcctcacccctaactcgttttggcttccatttgcactgaacttgcactccatatattctgtctttgatcggcttaggcgaagacctttagattccaacacttctctccaaaggttaagctttgcatttaccccttcctgagtttcatctatcaacactatatcgtttgcgaaaagcatacaccaaggaatatcatcttgaatatgtcctgttaactcatccattaccaacgcaaaaaggtaaggacttaaggataagccttgatgtaatcctacagttatgggaaagctttcggtttgtccttcatgagttcttacggcagtctttgctccttcatacatatcctgtatagcttggatatatgctactcgtactcttttcttctctaaaatcctccaaagaatgtctcttgggaccctatcatacgctttttccaaatctataaagaccatgtgtaaatcctttttcccatctctatatctttccatcaatcttcgtaagagatagattgcctccatggttgagcgccctggcatgaacccgaattggttgtccgaaacccgtgtctcttgcctcaatctatgctcaatgactctctcccaaagcttcattgtatgactcattagcttaatacccctatagttcatgcaattttgtacatcgcccttattcttgtagataggcaccaaagtgctcattcgccactcatttggcatcttcttcgttttcaaaatcctattgaaaaggtcagtgagccatgttatacctgtctctcccaaaactttccacacttcgattggtatatcgtctgggccgactgcttttctatgcttcatcttcttcaaagctacaaccacttcttccttccggattctacgataaaaagagtagtttctacactcttctgagttactcaactcccctaaagaagcactcctttcatgtccttcattgaaaagattatgaaaataacctttccatctgtctttaaccgcgttctctgtagcaagaacatttccatcctcatccttgatgcacctcacttggtttaggtcccttgtcttcttttcccttgctctagctagtttatagatatccaactctccttctttggtatctagtcgcttatacatatcgtcataagccgctaacttagcttctctcacagctttcttcgcctcttgcttcgcttttctatacctttcaccattttcatcggtcctatccttgtataaggctttacaacattccttcttagccttcacctttgtttgtacctcctcattccaccaccaagattccttttggtgtggggcaaagcccttggactctcctaatacctcttttgctacttttcggatacaactagccatggaatcccacatttggttagcttccccctctctatcccacacacactgggtgattactttctctttgaaaatggcttgtttttcttcttttagattccaccatctagtccttgggcacttccaagtcttgttcttttttctcactcttttgatatgtacatccatcaccaacaagcgatgttgattagccacgctctctcctagtataactttgcaatccttacaagttatacgatcccctttcctcattagaagaaaatctatttgtgtttttgacgacccactcttgtaggtgatcacatgttcttctctcttcttaaagaaggtgttggctaagaagagatcatatgccattgcaaaatccaagatagcttccccatcctcgtttctctccccaaaaccatggccaccatgaaaacctccatagttgcctgtcttcctgcccacgtgtccatttaaatctcctcctataaataacttctccgtctgagcaattccttgcaccaagtctccaaggtcttcccaaaatttctccttcgaactcgtatccaaccctacttgaggtgcgtacgcactaatcacattgataagttcttgtcctattacaatcttgattgccatgattctatctcctaccctcttgacatctacaacatcttgtgtcaaggtcttgtccacgatgatgccaacaccgtttctcattctatttgtgcccgaataccatagtttaaaccctgagttttctagatcctttgccttacgaccaacccacttagtttcttgtaggcacataatatttatccttctcctcaccataacttctactacttccatagattttcccgtcaaggttcctatattccacgttcctaaacgcattttgctctcttgaactctaaccttctgtcctagcttcttcacccttccccgtctaataggatcaaagtacttcttttgtgtgtcccgtgtaaagttgataggagcatatgctcccaaacaactttgagtggagtcgttcgaaaagaagtttctatagcccccttgctcatttaacactacatccgggtgccgatggaaatacagcgacccttgctcacttatcactgtgctcgggccacacagcgcgccacttacgggtgacgccctagctttagcacgatttcgttctggattcattttcataaggattcgacgtgatcatggagtgccggctatcgactacctgacgtcctccccctcctcctttatccttCCAATGCTGTTCTCCTTGTTGCGAGCCAGGTGAGAGACGTTACCTTTTTCTTTCCAAACTTTTACTTTCTTCGACTACTATCGAAATGTCTTTGCCCTCCAACTCTTGAACTCCCCATCCTTGGTGAAAATGAGACGTGATCTGAGATCTTTTGTAGGACGAAGTGACTTTATTATTTAGGGTAGATGTCGATTTTTGTCTCTGTGAGAAGCAACTGATTAGGAAGAAATATTGTACGGTTTTTCTTTAATGCTAATGACGAGGGTTGGTGAATTGGCATGCTTCTGGCAGAAAACTCTGCCTGTAATGGTGGCTGTAGTTGAGCAACTTGGTGGTGCACTGGGTGAATCCGGTTTGCTTGTTCTTCCTTGTATTGCAGCACACTTTAATCAGGTTCTTATTACATCTATTCCGTTTTTATGTATCTTGttcgtattttttttctttctttcaactGATAATTTTATCGATGCAGGTTATTTTTGACTCGTTTCTTGTAAACTTCTGGATTCGGAAGGACACCTCAACCAACAGTGCAATGAAGCCTTGAGTCTTGGATTGCGAGGGGAGATATTTGCACTGCTTAGTGTGCTTTCTCTATGTTAAGTTGGTAAGAGTGATTACTTCAAGGTTCAAACGACTCTATATGTTCGAAATTGTGCCTTGTTCAAACCGCATTCTCGGTCGCAAACGCAACGGGAAACCCCTAATTAATTCATCATCGTTTCTGGCTTAGCATGATGAATCTACCATATTTTGAATGATGTTTCTCCAGGTGAACTGAGGCCCCTCAAACATCAAATCAAGCACGCCATTGTTTCACGCGAACCTCGCTGAAATTTTCTTTTCACGGGACCCCAAGGCCTATAACCTTTCTTATCTGAAACATTTGAAGAACTCAACTCACCAACACCATGATTTAGTGGAAATGCAGAGCCACAGTTTTGGACGAACAATAGACAATTTATTCATGATTGTGTCAACGACAATGAGTACAAAGACCATAAACGGATTAAAGAGCAAAAAGTAAGTTACAGATGCACGAAACAAGCAACAGAAACTGTCAAACTGCGAGCTACTCGGATAATCATTTCAAGCCAATTCTTCAGTTCAGCCTAAAAGCATTATCCATACAGCCATTTGAGTAGGCCTGAGAAGGAATAGAGCGTTGTGAAACAAGAGAGAAACCTTTTGAGCTTACTTCGGCAAACCAGTTTCAGGGTTGAGAAGATGACTTTCATCTGACAGCACAACTGGACCTCTCCCAGGTCTTGTGCAAATAAAGTAACTGACATCTCCTCGGAATTTCTGGGACGGATCCTTGATTTCTGGAGGTGGGGGTAAAGTTTCAATATCCTCTGGGCTCTCAACACCGGCATCTTTTAGAATTGACTTATCACCAAGAACGAAACTGGGAAATGAAATAaggaaataattattaaaagaagaaaaaacagggTTCGCACTGTAAGAAAAATCCTTGATGCAGAAACTCGCAGAAACAAGAATCTCATAAACTTGAGGATCATATGAAAGCATGATAGCATCTAAACTCAAATTACCTGTTCAAATCTGCATCAGAATTTGGAGGAAAGCAGAATAGCAACTTCTGAACCAAAAGGGCAGCTGTTTTTCTGTTACGTGCAATGAGAACCGCATTTGGCCCCGCATCAAATGTATAAGCCACCTGCCGATTAACAATATTATCAAATACTCGAAGAATAATATAAACAGCATGCAACACAAAGAAATAAGCTTAATAAAGATGAAGCCTAAAATCATTTTCTGACTAATCATTTACTAATATGCCATAAACTTATAAAAAGTAAGATCAGTGCCAGAAGGGAAGCAGCAGGTCCAGATTAGGATCTCTGAAGCACTTAGGAGTCACAACCAAAATTTAGTACTTTTAACATTGTTCAGTCTTgtcattcacctctcccagaccctgcgtaaagcgggagccttgtgcactgggtacgatgACCTTTAACATTGTTCAGTCTTGTCATTCAGGAAAGGTATATCTCACGGAGACTTACAAGCATGCTTTGAGCTAGGGTTTATCACAAGAACGAAGTCTGATCAAAATTATGGAAGTCAAAAGTGTTTCCTTTCCACACCAAAAATTGACGTCATCACAGATTGTATTGTTCATGTATGTAACTGTGCAATTTGTGTCAGTTGAGGCATTATATTAAGAAAACGTGCAGTGCAGCTCCATCTAGGTGAATCTCTTTATGATTTATGATAAAGCCATAATGACTTCTACTGACTGAAAGTATAATCACTTTTGGTCTAATACTGAAAAATTCAAGATAGTCGGAGCACTGGTAATTTTAGGATCATTATCATGCTAGAAAGACAAATAATGAGTGCATTTTATACTCATTCAACATCATTTAGTTTCCTCCTCCTGAAAATTCAAACCTGAGGTGTTCCTTCTGCTTTGTTCCACTTTTCAACAAGGCTTATTATCCTGAAACATAGGTCCTTCGtcaatattaatttttaagtGTATAGCGTCACCTcactgaccaaaaaaaaaaatgaactacTATACTTGCTAAGCTTGTCAAGTGATATAAATGCAAAGGGGCTTGCCTGTGGGATGTATCATTCATGTAGAAAATGGGTGGACATGTGTCCAGGCAGACAGCATGAAACTGGTTACTGTCAGTACAGGTCAATTGTGCAAAAGAAGCAAAATCACGATTTTTTATGGCTTCTTCCATTTTTAATATGCGTTTTGGTACTATTTCCTGTAACAGTGTCAAAAGAGAGATAGGAAAAACAAATTAGATCAGAGTTTAAATGACCCTGAAAAAATaacaaatgacaaaaaaataagcAGCGACTTTTTTCTTGGATGAGGCAGTTTTAAGGTTCCAAGGATtttaaaatgacagaaattaatcCATAATCTATAGTACTAAATTTGTGGTTTCTTTTTAAAATGCATCAAATGTAAAAGCATGGAGCTCAGTCACTTGACGATCTACTACTGAAGACAAACCCTACTATTTAAACTGAACAGTGAAAGGGAAAGTGGAGAACGTACTTTTGCTCTATGTTGTAAGAGCAAACTTGTTTCAACAGTATCACGCATTCCTGTAGTGCTGCTTGTTTCCTTCTGCCGTGAACTTACCTGGTATAAACAAAatcaagaagataaataacagGATCTTTGCAGTTGTAGCATCTCAACATTCCAAAAGAAGTATGTGCAGCCATTATAAGCATCCGTAATATAAGTTATCTGGCTTAACTCCACTTATAAAAACGTATTGTTTTATAATGGTGACAACTTATCAGTCTGTCAAATTATTAACTCTATTAGAtggaaattttcaatttttttctatttaatttaTGCTTGACTTTGACTTAATAGCTTCCCAACTCTTTGTGTGAAAGGGTATCTtcacatatatcatatatttgatTTCAAAAATGTAGTTCCCACTTTCCTCAAATATTCATGCAAATACTACAGGTGAAGAGAATGGTGGCATTAACAAGCTTGCAATGGAAAATATGACTAAGCAAACTAGAATAAGTTCATAGGCAGTATTTGCAAAACTAAAAGGTATCATTGCCAAAAATATTACCGCCCAAGGATGCACATTTAAGACCATAGAACTTATACTACCAAACCAGGAAAACATGCAGACATGAACAGATATAAAGTACTGTATAAGCATCAATATACAAATGTATGGCAGAGATggaaagaagaaaattcaaaagaCCCCAGAGAAAACCTTTGAAGAACCAAGCACAAAATGACAAGATAAAAAGTAATGTCCGCAGGCCAGAATTTGTCAATAGAATCATTTACTAgaatgagaaaagaaaagacaatACATACCACAGCGATAACAATAACAAGCTCATCCCAGTGCTTCTCATCTGCAACTTGGACTGCAAGACTGTCGGTTCCCTTCTCATCCTTAATAGACCATGATACCAAGAATCAGGTTTAAAAGCTCCATAGGAAAACTTGCTTTTCAACAGAGGGAATAATGATAacgataaaataaaatataaaatatatattaagcttaCTTTTCCCATAATCCACTTGACAAATCCCCCATATAAGCTGCGGCAAGCACTACCAGACCCTTGCCTGTATTAGCAAATCAATTCAAGGAATTATTCCCACGAACTACAACCAGCATACTAGAATCTCTATCATGTGAATAAAGAAGAACAAAGATTTATAACACACAACCTCTATGATGAACTAAAAATAAAGCGACAACGTAAAATTCATCTTCAGTGAGGCCTATATAGTGGCGCATATTTATGTAACGCAAAATTTCATTAACAACCACAACAATGACAGATGAAACTGAAGTGCATGGTGATCCCAATTGTAATCATTATAACTGAAACAAGATACAGGCACCCTGGAAATGAGATATTTAATAACTCTCAACTACCTTGCAATAGCAGAAAGCTGGCTGTAATCTTCTTTCACATTCATTAACTTTCCGAGTGCAAAAACTGCAAAGTATAAACAGACATTTAGCTATCATATGCTCATTGTTAATTATTATGTATTGATAAAAAAATGAGTAATCTACAACCCTAAAGGAAAAAAagtattccaaaatattaagATAAAAAGAAATGTCCAATTCTTAAGTGTTCAATACCGAAAGATATTAGTAAGAGCAGAAAATATGTAACATTCATATATGTGCAAGTATATACATGCAACTTATGTACTCTAAAAAATTTCCATCCAGTTATACCAATTTGTACAACCAGCCTTCCACTTTCTCAAGTTGCCTACTAATTTCTTAAGTTAAGCCAAATGTGATTTTAAGTGGGACACTATGCAGTAATGTCAAGTTTCCGATTAATCATTAACCATATAACAAGAAATTCACAATAATATAGGGAAAATTAGGGTAATTATTAATTACCTAGACAAGCAAAACCAGCTGCTGAGGAAGCCAATCCAGCAGCAGTAGGAAAATTGTTATATGAAGAAATATGTACATGCAAGTTTTCCCAATCCTTCTTAGTAATCTTGATTCCCTTTTCCTTATCATCAACATCGGTAGCTCGACTGCGAATTTCTCTTAAACAGCTTTGGAATCTGCCTCCAGAAATGGAAATCTCCTACACTAACccgaaaaaacataaaagatcCTTGAATCAGCGAAACAAATAACTGAGTAGGTTGTAAAATCTAGTTACCACTGTATTCCAACACAAAAGCCAACTCAACCaagccaaaaaaaaatgaatcttGCTCTTGTTTCCTGAGGACAGATCTAAAGATATATACATTattcaaagtttcaaactttaATCTCTTCACTTCATCACCTACTTTCACTCAACACCCAACCCGAAATTATTTGATAAAACAGAGTTGCGAGTAACTTGTATTTCATTTGGCCAAGAACATTCTCCCTGACACCCGGGGCACCGAGTTCGAATCCCCCAGACTGATCCTCAATCTCTTCCAAATTTACAATCAATCACTTGCAGCATTTGAAATTCCAAATTTACACTTTTTACTggcaacaaaattttaaaacccacaaaatttacaaaattatgGCTCCCAATGGAGGCACACCAAGTTGTTTATATCAAAGCTAAGAGCTTCTCTGAGCCTCTGATCCCAAACAAAGAAAGTACTCCTGTTTGTTTGCCGGGCATTTTCCCGGGAACCAAACACAAAGAAAGGAACTTGTAAGAGAAAAAGAACTAAAATGTATACCTCGCCATTGAGCCACATCCGATCTTGGTCAAAGGTGGGACTGACGGAGACAGTGGTGGTGGTGCAAAGGTGCGCAGGATCAAGCGTCACGCTGATGCTGTCATTGACTGGCAAGATGAGCTTCTCGTCCCTCTTCCCCCAGTACTTGATCACGGCGATGTTGGTGGGCGTCTGAGCCGTCACCATCAGCACCCATTTCCGCGACTCGTCGGCCATTGAACGCTGCAAAAACAAAGATTTTCCGAGAAGAAGAAGAGCGAGAGAAGAGATCTAATTAACGAGGAGTGTGAATCTGAGTGCAAATTGGAAGTTGGTGTTGGAGTTTTATATAGTGAAGGGCGGAGGAAGAAGCCAAATGGTGGgatttgtagttcatagttgaAATTGTAGGAGAGAGAGGCCTCGCTGGTGGGCACCCACCTCGGCGCTGTTGGGACGCCATTCTTGGACTTGGACTTCGATTCTTAATTTTCTTCGCCAAAagcaacaataaaataaaataaaaatgttcaccaaattttaactcaatttcAATCcaacaaaattattataaagtttttacagaaaaaaaataaataaatataaatgcCAACGAGAGTTGGTTGGACTGAGTAAGGGTCGCTCTCTTTGTTAAATCACGGCCTAAATTTTAGTACCACTGCTGCCAGTTCAATTTGGTGGTCCAtttgtgaaaacaaaaaaatggttAAGAGCAGTTCCAATCTAATGAAGTTGTTAAAAgataaatgccaaatgttaatTGATAATGTGGCAATGTCAGATTTTTATGTTCCTCCAAtctatatgtttttttgttataaataatATTCGTATGACccatttttaaaaagaaattaattaaaataaattttcaatgtCTATAATTGATGCATTAATGAGACCCACACACTaaaatcattattattttttttttgcgatatcacattttctcatatatcaaatttgacatatgaaaATTCATATGTCAATCCACATAGAATTGACATATCTGTTGGAGCTTATTCCTACCTTTAAATTTGATTGTATGACATTCTACTTAAGATTTGACATTTGCTTTGGAGATAGTCTAAGTCTTCCTTTGTAAGTCCTTAAAGAAAGTACCCAACAAATAACCGACATATCATGTAGTCTACAAAATATGATCTAAAAACATAGTTAGcattttctatataaaaaaataaaaattctaaaTAAAAAGCAAAACCAAACCAGGTAAACAAGGGGAAATGTTTTGCTAACGTCTATCTAGGGTTGGCAATGTGCCGGTTTCGTGCCGTGCTGAGGCAAGCTTACCACACAATTACATAAAACGCAACCGCAAACTGAGCTAATTTATTTAAGGTGTTGAAACACAAAATCCAAATTCAACTAGTTTATTAAACGGCTTACTTGTCAGTGTCACAACCCAACAAGTTGAGTCTGAGTTTATTAAGACCTAATAATGAAGAGTTTAATGTCGTATTAATCTATAATTAAAGAGTGATTTAGTTGTTTTGAGTCAGAGTTGTTGCTCCAACCCTCATGAAGGCTCAAACTCGTTTTGTAATGTTTTTCACATTTGAATATATTGTGACTTCAAATAATTTACTCATTTTATTGCTAGCGATATTACTATTCTAAGCTACGCTAAGGTCCTAAAAAGATAGGAAAATGAATAAATTCGGAAAACAGTAAGTTCAAGAAGAACGTTCTATCCACCAAGTCAATCCACCAACTTGCAAAAGAATTACCCCTAAAAAAAATACGATAGTGCAATAGGCTTGACTAAAACAAATCGAGACACTCAAGCAAATCCTCACCCGCTAGCAattctaattttcttttaaattacaTGGGATTTTTTGGCACTTGTGCTTGTACAAATAGTAGAATTTTTTACattatttctccttttcttttttatgaaaACAATGTTTGTTACCAAGTGAATGTGAATATGGAAGAATTCAAGGTTGGTAGgttgctaaaaataaaaaaattgaacaaactttgtaaataaataaatatatatatatatttctatcaatgttctaaaaaatggCTTAGGCGGTGGTGAGCCAAGGCATTTTCTTGCAAATTGGTTGGAAAAATCGGATGGGCTCTAGGCGGCCACCTAGGCAGGCTAGGCGGGTTAGGCGAGGCTAGACGGAGCTAGacggggtttttttttttaatgaaattaaaaaataaaataaaaaatcctatCTAAGTCTAAGTGGTTTAAAATTGTGATTTTGTTGTACATGTGTTATCCTACAATACTCCTCATTATAGTTATATAGCAtttatgcttaatgtgtttttaaattttggacttgttggatactgTTTTTgcaatttatcatttttttattattttatcaatggatttcatacaagtataattttttgtaactgtcaatatgcacttatttacaagatatataaaaaatttacctaaattcGCCTGTCTGCCACCCGACTAGCACTTAACGTTTTTTGATAACCATACAGTCACACATCCACAAGTATATACCAACTCCAAAAGTAGAAGACTTGGAAAGGTTTAGTAATATATTGCTCCCAACCATGTGTGATTTGTATGAGTATTGGTCCTACCCAGGAAATTCAACTAAAGCAAGCTGCAGGTTTCACCACATGCATATTTGTCCATTaacttttaataatatttttcagGTGctcccaagtttttttttttttttgttcaacaaGTACTACTCCAGTACAGacacacttaaaaaaaaaaaaagtaagaaaaaaaaattgaattaagaAAACTTATTTCTCCATTTTAAataggcttatttttagctttGCCCCTGGAAGTTGGAACTCAATTCTAATCTTATTTTGCTGCTATAACTCAAATATCACAATTTTACTacttgaaactcaaaattcgtttCACGTTGATTGTAACTCTCCCTTCACCTTGAAACTCCAAAACCGTCATAGAACATATGTGAGACTTACCACCCAATAAGACTATACTGCATGTGCCAatgaatttgattataaatctctACTATGCGTTAATATTCAACAATCAtaaaatattaagtttaaaagaaaaaagaaattaagaatttgaagttttttgggtTGTTGTGATTGAGTTGTAGagatgaaaaaaagaaaaaagaaattgattagTCTGCTGCATCCAAATCAAACCGACATAACAGAATTAAGGCAATATAgagcgaattttgagttttatataGTAAAATGACGACTAGAGGGCAAAATGGGTTCAAAAATCGAGTTCCAAATGGCAAAGTGAAGTGAATTTGAGTTTCAAGGGAGTACAATTATGACTTTTGAGTTATAGGGTACAAAGTGAAATTAAAATAGAGTTCCAAGTGAAGTAGTTAAAAATAAATctttaaaaatctaattttttttttctatagtACATACCACTGAGTAAATCaacaattaattttttatatatgtaaatttaATAACAGTATGATCTTGTGTAAAACTCGTACCATTCAGTTATACCGTACTATAGTAACTGGACCATAAAAGAGGAGTGAAATGAGGTTGCTCATAACTTTTGCAAAACACTAAGTGCAATTATGCATGGTTGGTACGTAGTTATACATATTCCAGTTCATTGTCAACCAAGtaatcacattaaaaaatgTCAACAAAAGCCTCTTTTTCTGATGAGCCCAAATTTTTGTGCATCTTGCATGATTGATATACATTTACACTTGTTAATTTGAGACAAAGTTGGTGAGAGCCAAAAATTAATCTTTTCTTTGTGGGGAGGTTCATTAGCTCATTAGCTGAACTAAGAGGGAATTTAGAAAGCTGGTAGTATGTTTAAGATCTAAGGAGCTATTAATCATCATTTAGTATCACGGTTAGATAGGATTTCTGATCACTTATAAGGGAAAGATTTTAAGTCCAGCTTCTATTGATAAACATTTCGATTttagtttttaagttttattttttagtgtaaactCTTTTTATGCGATGATGTTCTAGtttaagagaaaaagagagaagaattgCACCAAG encodes the following:
- the LOC126591769 gene encoding diphosphomevalonate decarboxylase 2-like, encoding MADESRKWVLMVTAQTPTNIAVIKYWGKRDEKLILPVNDSISVTLDPAHLCTTTTVSVSPTFDQDRMWLNGEEISISGGRFQSCLREIRSRATDVDDKEKGIKITKKDWENLHVHISSYNNFPTAAGLASSAAGFACLVFALGKLMNVKEDYSQLSAIARQGSGSACRSLYGGFVKWIMGKDEKGTDSLAVQVADEKHWDELVIVIAVVSSRQKETSSTTGMRDTVETSLLLQHRAKEIVPKRILKMEEAIKNRDFASFAQLTCTDSNQFHAVCLDTCPPIFYMNDTSHRIISLVEKWNKAEGTPQVAYTFDAGPNAVLIARNRKTAALLVQKLLFCFPPNSDADLNSFVLGDKSILKDAGVESPEDIETLPPPPEIKDPSQKFRGDVSYFICTRPGRGPVVLSDESHLLNPETGLPK